The proteins below are encoded in one region of Phaseolus vulgaris cultivar G19833 chromosome 1, P. vulgaris v2.0, whole genome shotgun sequence:
- the LOC137814530 gene encoding peroxiredoxin-2E, chloroplastic, which yields MAASLTTFSRLFSSTTVSLLPSKTLPSKFSIRLPASRHAKPLRFSSSSSSTITAAIGVGDKLPEATFSFLDSDGEVKTTTVSELTKGKKAVLFAVPGAFTPTCSQKHVPGFVEKSGELKAKGVDTIACISVNDAFVMKAWKDDLKVNDEVLLLSDGNGTFTKAIGCELDLSDKPVGLGVRSRRYALLAEDGVVKLFNLEEGGAFTFSGAQDILDVL from the coding sequence ATGGCTGCATCTCTAACTACATTCTCCAGGCTCTTCTCTTCCACCACCGTCTCTCTCCTCCCTTCCAAAACCCTCCCTTCCAAATTCTCTATTCGCCTTCCTGCTTCTCGCCATGCCAAACCCCTCAGattctcctcctcctcctcttccaCCATCACCGCTGCCATCGGCGTCGGCGACAAGCTCCCGGAGGCTACCTTCTCCTTCCTGGACTCCGACGGTGAGGTCAAGACGACGACGGTGTCGGAGCTGACGAAGGGAAAGAAAGCGGTGCTGTTCGCGGTGCCGGGTGCGTTCACTCCCACGTGCTCGCAGAAGCACGTGCCGGGATTCGTGGAGAAGTCGGGGGAGCTGAAGGCGAAGGGGGTGGATACCATTGCATGTATTTCGGTGAACGATGCTTTCGTGATGAAGGCTTGGAAGGACGACCTCAAGGTTAACGACGAGGTGCTCTTGTTGTCCGATGGAAACGGAACGTTCACGAAAGCCATTGGATGCGAGCTCGATCTCAGCGACAAGCCCGTTGGGTTGGGCGTTAGGTCTAGGCGATATGCTCTCTTGGCTGAGGATGGGGTTGTGAAGCTCTTCAATTTGGAGGAAGGGGGTGCCTTCACTTTCAGTGGCGCTCAGGACATTCTCGATGTCCTTTGA